In the genome of Pseudomonas protegens, one region contains:
- a CDS encoding CaiB/BaiF CoA-transferase family protein — MQGPLASLKVLDFSTLLPGPFASLLLADMGAEVLRIESPTRMDLLRVLPPHDQGVSASHAYLNRNKRSLALDLKRPEALEVVRQLLQEHDIVLEQFRPGVMERLGLGYEALKAINPRLIYVSITGYGQTGPYKDRAGHDINYLALAGLASQTGRRDQGPLPLGIQAADIAGGSLHGVIGLLAAVIARQHSGQGQHLDISMTDCVFSLNAMAGAGYLACGVEPGMEQQALNGGSFYDYYRSRDGRWLSVGSLEPVFMQQLCQALERPELAAQGLSPVAEQQQALKRALQSEFEQRDFAELCQLFAGLDACVEPVLSLAEAVQHPQLQARRLVSQVPREDGSLQAQMACPLKFSEGLPEPRHIGARLGAHSTQVLTELGYSAERIEALRREGIVG; from the coding sequence ATGCAAGGGCCGTTGGCGTCACTCAAGGTACTGGATTTCTCCACCCTGCTGCCGGGGCCGTTCGCCTCGCTGCTGCTGGCGGACATGGGCGCCGAGGTGCTGCGCATCGAGTCGCCGACCCGCATGGACCTGTTGCGGGTGCTGCCGCCCCACGATCAGGGGGTATCCGCCAGCCACGCCTATCTCAATCGCAACAAACGCAGCCTGGCCCTGGACCTCAAGCGGCCCGAAGCGCTGGAGGTGGTGCGGCAACTGCTGCAGGAGCATGACATTGTCCTCGAACAGTTTCGTCCGGGGGTGATGGAGCGCCTGGGGCTGGGGTACGAAGCCTTGAAGGCGATCAACCCGCGGCTGATTTACGTGTCCATCACCGGTTATGGCCAGACCGGGCCCTACAAGGACCGCGCCGGGCACGACATCAATTACCTGGCCCTGGCCGGGCTGGCCAGCCAGACCGGGCGTCGCGATCAGGGGCCCTTGCCTCTGGGCATTCAGGCGGCGGACATCGCCGGTGGCTCGCTGCACGGGGTGATTGGCCTCTTGGCGGCGGTGATCGCTCGTCAGCACAGTGGCCAGGGCCAGCACCTGGATATCAGCATGACCGACTGTGTGTTCAGCCTGAACGCCATGGCCGGCGCCGGTTATCTGGCGTGTGGGGTCGAGCCGGGGATGGAGCAGCAGGCGCTCAACGGCGGCAGTTTCTATGACTACTACCGCAGTCGGGATGGTCGCTGGCTGTCAGTGGGCAGCCTGGAGCCGGTGTTCATGCAGCAGTTGTGTCAGGCCCTGGAGCGACCGGAGCTGGCGGCCCAGGGCTTGTCGCCCGTTGCGGAGCAGCAACAGGCCCTCAAGCGGGCCTTGCAGAGCGAGTTTGAACAGCGCGACTTCGCCGAGCTCTGCCAACTGTTCGCCGGGCTCGATGCCTGTGTCGAACCGGTCCTGAGTCTGGCCGAGGCGGTGCAGCACCCGCAGTTGCAGGCCCGGCGACTGGTCAGTCAGGTGCCCCGTGAGGACGGCAGTCTCCAGGCGCAGATGGCCTGTCCGCTGAAGTTCTCCGAGGGCTTGCCCGAACCGCGGCATATCGGCGCCCGACTGGGGGCCCACTCCACGCAGGTACTGACAGAGCTGGGCTACAGCGCCGAGCGCATCGAGGCGCTTCGACGCGAGGGGATCGTCGGCTAG